AGTTCTTTTTATAAAAGCGATTCGGAAAGGTCAGTGTGACATAATGCTACTAGCTAGCTGTTAGCTAATAATAAATCTGCAGTCAGTAATTGAGCAGCATTTATGTTTTAGTCAACTAACATATGCAGTTGGTCTATAAACCACGTGTCAGCCTTTGGATCATACAATGAACACTGTTtctgagtttgtttgttttatattgttATTCAAACTAAGTTCGGTCGTCAAGGAACGGCAGAATCCCGTTTTGTAAGCGTGCATCATACGCATGCGCACTGCTTTCTGTGATTTTTACCCTTTACACTGCTATCAGAGAGGCTAGGTTAAATAACAGATGCAATccatttaaacagctaaaagATCAAGTTTAATCAACACCTCTTTGAAATGCTCTGAACAAAAACTTTACATGTTCAACAACAACATTTCTGCTATGATCACCTCATGGTATTTGAGTCTGGACAATTGTATTTACTAACTTTTGAAAACTTAGGGCCAATACGAACAGCCTTCCTCATCATATATATGGTCATAGTTTTAACCTTATATTCTGTTCGCTCTGTTTCTCTCTATTGTCGTCCTTGCAGGAGGCGGATCTGGCTTTGTGGGCCGTGAGCTGACGCGCCTGCTCAAAGACAAGGGCCATGAGGTCACAGTGATATCTCGCCAACCAGGACCAGGGAAGATAACATGGGTATGATCTCAGGTTGATACAGAGTGACAGTAAAAGACAGGAGACCAAGGCCAATTTAAGAGCCTGTGATTCAGGCCAAATAGCTTCAAATGAACTTTTTCAACCAGTATGTTGAAATGtacaattatttattttttctcctttCCATCGCTATGCCAATCGCTGTGCTTTACTACAAATCCACTGCTCCTCCTGGCACCTGCAGGGTGAATTGGAGTCTAAAGGCCTCCCACCGTGTGATGGTGCTGTTAACCTGGCAGGAGAGAATGTCTTGAACCCGCTTCGATGGTGAGTAAGAAATAAGCAGAACTACAGAGTAAAGAGACCGCCAATATTTTCTGTGTCTGTTAGACCGCAGGCTTGTGGATATGTACAGTATCAACGATGGCTGGGACACTCATGTCGATACAAGTAGCTGCTTTGTTCAGCTAAGTCGGAGGATAAACTGTGCGTTTACTGTTGAAGCTGAGAGGAGGAATGCAACCAGAAGACTGAAGCTGTCAAATTGAGTTGCCAAGAAATATTGTGCCATACACTAAGCCTTGTGGAACTGTGTGTTGGCATGTTTCCGAAGCACTCAAGAGTCAACTATGTTGTGAAACGAAGACAAACTACacttcttttgtgttttctttgccCGCCTTATTCAACAGTATTAATGTCGTCGGGGGTAAAAGGCCATTAGAATGAAATAAGAAATGGATTGtttgttatttctttttattttcagtgcaTTTCAAATTAAAGCCTTGAAACAAATGACGAGGAATTGGTCAAAATCTTAGTTAGAAACCATGATAATACAGTAAGTGCTGCTGGAAATGAaggaaataagataaaatataGGCAATATTTTAGTTCTGATTAATTGAATTTATCTTAAAGAAAAAGTAGAGGCAGATCTTGGAAATATGTTCCTTTTTTTACATGTGTGTGGTTCATCAAAATTGTCCacacttgttttattttatgctgtttttgtcattttctcctctttttaaCAACACTGTTAAAGCGTTCTTATGTACAAGTTAATAAGATGGAAATACATGAACGGATTTGGTTGaattttttgttaataaaattAGGTATTTAATtgcaataaatgtaaaaaaatatataaactaAAGTGGGTGCAGGGACAGACTCGGAGTCTTAGTGACAGCCATTTTTGGTTGAACAGCCAAAGACAAATCGACACTTATGTTGACGTTTTTCATCCTCTTGCTGCCAGAAGTTGGTCATTCAGTTTGTCCTTATTGTTTTCAACATTGCGGTAACAGTTTTGGAAATAAATGCTCTGGCGTCAGAAATACAGCAGTTGACAGGTCGGGTATTTGTTACACAATCTGAGAAGCCGTTTATGGAAACTGTTTTAAAATGGGGCTGTAGTTCCCTTAATGAACCATATCTATCATTGGTGAACTTAAAGTTAATTGTATTAATAATTTGCCACCGGCCGAGCATGTTAATAGATCTAATTTTTGTGGTAGACTGTCAGAAGAGCTGCTCTTTGCTCTTTGTTCAATGAAGAAAATCCTCTTCGGTCCTGATATAACTGATGCTGTGGCACACTTTTACTCTCCCAGTAACGAACCAGCTCAAAACACCCCGTGATTCTCTTACATTGCCTCACAAGGTAATCTGCACAAAGTTTAACACTAATCCAGTATATTTAGGATGAGCTGAAGAACCAGCTTAAAGTCAGAAGTCAGTACAAAGGATCAGAGTTCTGCACAGACCTCACTTGTGCTCTTGTGGATCAAAGGGAGCAAAATTTTACAGCCGGTCTCCAAAAATCTGTCGGAAAACTTGAAACCGGAATAGTCTAAACTGTACTAAACAACACTAATGCACGCGTTTGGAAGAAAAATGACGACAAGTCATATATGGGCACAATCTTTTGGGATTTTAATGACATTTATCTTCATTTTCTATCTCTTATCTTTATTGAGCCATCCTGTACATCTCATACTAGTCAGTAATTCTGTTGTTTGTAACACCAGATTTTGgcctatttttctgttgtttgtttAAGGTGGAATGAAAGCTATAAAAAGGATTTGTTCACCAGTCGCGTTGACACTACAAAAGCTCTGTCTCAAGCCATCGCTGCCTCCCCCAGCCCACCTCACTCCTGGGTGCTGGTATCAGGTGTAGGTACGTGTGCGGCTGGTTGTGAAGCACACCTGTTGAACTAACGCCAAATAAAGACGGACACATTAACGCTCCCATTTTTTACTGCTTCACCCACAGCTTGCTACAAACCCAGTGTGGCAGCTGAGTATACAGAAGACAGCGAGTGGAAGCCGTTTGACCTCCTCTCAAAACTTGTCAAAGAGTGGGAGGGTGCGGCGCGTCTTCCTGAGAATGTGGCAAAAACCACCAAACAAGTCGTCATCCGGCCCGGTATGTGCAACGATTATGTTTTGGTGCGACGTCGGTGATAAAAAAGCTGCTGAGAGGACGCTCATTATTTATTCAGCAGGCTGATGAATTTGCACATCGACTCTATAGATTTTCGCTCCTCAATTGGAGAGGCAGAAATATTCAATAATAcaaacattgtcacattttaGCTTTGTCTTTAAACTCTGAAGATGTATtagtcaactgtattgaatttaTGGCGTGAGGACGGTAAAAGAGTCAAATAAAGCGTAAATAGATTTACCTGCTGGGTCAGCAGTGAGGCTCAGGCTAAGCTGGTTTGGGACTTAGACAACAAAAGCTGCaaaatttaatactttttttgtcttcttcatTTCCCCCTCCGGCCACCAGGGGCAGTGCTGGGTCGTGACGGTGGTGCCATGAAGCAAATGCTGCTCCCTTTCTGGCTCGGCCTCGGGGGCACCCTTGGTTCTGGAAGGCAGCCCTTCCCCTGGATCCATGTTTCGGACCTGGCAGGAATCATCGCCCACAATCTGGAGCCCCCTGCTGACGCTCCCTCCCCCTCACCGCAGGTGTACAACGGAGTCGCACCCTCGCTCAACACCAACTACGAGTTCACTAAAGAACTAGGTCGGGTCCTGAGGCGGCCCACCATCTTTCCTGTGCCTGGCTTTGTCATGAACACCCTGATGGGCTCTGAGAGGGCCGTGATCCTCACCGAGGGCCAGAAAGTCCTACCGAAGAGGACTTTAGAGTCTGGGTTTCAGTACCAGTACCCTGACCTGACATCGGCCTTGAAGCAGATTGTCGGGAGTTAATAAACAAAGGaattttctgtcattttgtgCTCCTATTTACTGTATTCCATGATTTTGAACAGATATACGTGGGCTCATATGTGGGTAAAATCATCATCAGTTTGTTGGCGTTTTCATATCACATAAAACCAGTGAAGGAATCTTGTTTTAAAAACTGGAATTTGAATAAAATTCTGGGTATCTGCTCATGCTTTTCATTAAaatacatactaaatacttttGCCAAACTGATGTGTTTACTGTCCAGTAGGTTGCACAGACAAGAAAACTAGACGGTGGACAGACTGACGAGGCTTAATGAGCCTCCTGCAGCTCAGGTAGTCGTCAATTGCAAAGTTACCCAGAATACTTGGAAGTTGCAGGATCCTTTGGCAAGATGCTGAACCCCACAATGCTCCACAATGTGGTCCTCATTTGAGTTGTTTTGATGAAAAGCATCTGGTAAATGATGGAGGATAAGGGTCCAGAGGACACAGGTGAGTTGGGGGTTGGAAATCGTGTAGTGATG
The sequence above is drawn from the Odontesthes bonariensis isolate fOdoBon6 chromosome 14, fOdoBon6.hap1, whole genome shotgun sequence genome and encodes:
- the sdr39u1 gene encoding epimerase family protein SDR39U1, coding for MRVLIGGGSGFVGRELTRLLKDKGHEVTVISRQPGPGKITWGELESKGLPPCDGAVNLAGENVLNPLRWWNESYKKDLFTSRVDTTKALSQAIAASPSPPHSWVLVSGVACYKPSVAAEYTEDSEWKPFDLLSKLVKEWEGAARLPENVAKTTKQVVIRPGAVLGRDGGAMKQMLLPFWLGLGGTLGSGRQPFPWIHVSDLAGIIAHNLEPPADAPSPSPQVYNGVAPSLNTNYEFTKELGRVLRRPTIFPVPGFVMNTLMGSERAVILTEGQKVLPKRTLESGFQYQYPDLTSALKQIVGS